The DNA region GACGGGCACCCAGAGCTTTTCCTGATCCGACGTCAGCTTCAGTGCTGCCTTGATGGCGCCGAGGCGGGCATCAAGGAGGACGGCACGGTCTTCGGCCGAAGCCCGCATCCCGGCCATGGCAATCGTGCTGACGGCTGGAGCCGCCGGCGAGTCCGCGAACGGCGATTGCGTCTGCGCGAACGCGAAGGCGCCGGCTCCCGCCAGGGCCAGCGCGGCAGCGGACATCACGGTCCTGTTCATCGCGGCAATCCTCCTGATGGAGCAGCCATTGCGCCGAACATGAGGCTCGGCCCAAATTCTATCCGAGCATCTGGATTCTATCCTAGCATCCGGATTCTATCCCAGAAACTGGGGCGAAGCCGTGACGGTCGGAGAGAAATCGATTAACCGACGATGTCGTTTCCGCAGAAGAACTGAGCGATCTCGATTGCGGCGTTCTCGGGGCTGTCGGAGCCATGCACCGAATTCTCGCCCATCGACACGGCGAAGCTCTTGCGGATCGTGCCTTCCGCCGCGTTGGCCGGATTGGTGGCGCCCATCACCTCGCGATATTTGGCAATGGCATTTTCGCCTTCGAGAACCTGGACCACGACCGGGCCGGCGCTCATCATGTCGACGAGCTCGCCATAGAACGGCCTCGCCTTGTGAACGGCGTAAAAGGCTTCCGCCTGCCCCTTGGTCATCTGGACGCGTCTTTGCGCCACGATGCGCAGCCCCGCCTTCTCGATCACGGCGTTGATCGCACCGGTCAGATTGCGCTGCGTCGCGTCGGGCTTGATGATGGAGAAGGTGCGCTCGCTGGCCATATGTCATCCTGGAAGGTTCGGGGATTGCAGTGGCGGGGCTATATCGGCGTCGAGGCGCGGGAGCAACCCACGCGCTTCCCCCTCCCGCCTCGACTTCGTCTCGGCACCCTCGCCCGCAAGCGGGCGAGGGTAAGACGGGGTTTGCTCTAAGCGACCAGAACTTCCGGATTATCGGCCTCGACTTGCGTCTCCGCCGTCAGCACGCGCTGCATGCGCGCGGTGTCGAGCGCCCCTTCCCATTTCGAGACGACGATGGTGGCGACGCCGTTGCCGACGAGATTGGTGAGCGCCCTGCACTCCGACATGAATTTGTCGATGCCTTGGATCGTGGTGATGCCGACGAGCGGAATGGTGGGGATCACCGACAAGGTCGCGACGAGGGTCGTGAACCCTGCTCCCGTCACTCCGGCCGCCCCTTTCGAGGACAGGATCAGCACCGCCATGATGGCGAGCTGGTCGGTCCAAGTCAGCGGCGTGTTCGTCGCCTGCGCCACGAAGATCGAGGAGAGGGCGAGGTAGAGCGTCGTGCCGTCGAGGTTGAAGGAATAGCCGGTCGGGATGACGAGACCGACGACCGATTTCTCGCAGCCCAGATTCTCGAGCTTCGCCATCAGCCGCGGCAGTGCCGATTCCGAAGAGGAGGTGCCGAGCACCAAGAGCAGCTCCTCCTTGATATAGCGCACGAAGGCGAAGATGCTGAAGCCGGCCCAGCGCGCGATCAGGCCGAACACCACGACCACGAAGAAAATGCTGGTGCTGTAGAAGATGATCAACAGATAGATCGGATACCACAGGCTGCCGATGCCGAATTTCGCGACCACATAGGCCATGGCGCCGAAAGCGCCGACGGGTGCGGCGCGCATGATGATGCCGACGATGCCGAAGATCACCTTGCCGACCCGGTCGATCATGTCGAGAACGGGCTTGCCGGCATCGCCCATGCGGAACAGCGCAAAGCCAAACAACACCGCGATCAGCAGAACGGGGAGGATATCGCCCTTAGCGAAGGCGCCGATGAAGGAGTCCGGGATAATGCTCATCAGGAACCCGACCGTCGTCGTGTCATGGGCGGCAGCCGTAAAGACGGCGATCTTCGAAGGGTCGATGGTCTTGGGATCGATATTGGCGCCGACACCCGGCTGCAGCACGTTGACGATGACGAGGCCGACGAGCAGTGCCACTGTCGTCACAATCTCGAAATAGACGATCGCGGTGAGGCCGACGCGCCCGACCTTCTTCATGCTCTCCATGCTGGCGATGCCCGATACCACGGTGCAGAAGATGATCGGCGCGATGATCATGCGGATCAGCTTGATGAAGCCGTCGCCCAGCGACTTGACGAAATCGGAGCCGGCGAGATCGGGCCGCCAATAGCCGAGCGCCACGCCGATCGCGATGGCGATCAGCACCTGGACATAGAGATGTGACCACCATGGCTTGCGGTCCGGCGATGACGATTCGGCTTGCGACGGCGTGACGGTGGTCGGTGCCATGGCATTTGCTCCCTTGCGCTTTTTTTGCCGTGCGATCATTTGCGCAAGCATGGGCCTGCGGCACTCGGGCGGCGTGACGTCACGCCGCTTGGTCGTCAGTGTAACGGAAACCCGGCCCGGAGCGCCAAGTCAACACGGATCGTCAAGTCAACCCGGATCGTCAAGTCAACACGGATCGTCACGTCGAGATGCGCGGACCCAGCCTTCCGGGCTCAACCGCTCCTGAGGCGTGAAGCGGCATTTATAGTCCATTTTGCGCGATCCCGAGACCCAATAGCCGAGATAGACGAAGGGCAGCCCGAGCGAACGGGCCTTGTCGATATGGTCGAGGATCAGGAAGGTTCCGAGGCTGCGCCGGTCGCTCTGCGGATCGAAGAAGGAGTAGACCATCGACAGCCCGTCCGCGAGGATGTCGGTGAGCGCGACGGCGAGCAGCGGGCCCTCGCCGCGCCCCGTGATGCGCGTATCCGGGCCGCGCCGCCGATATTCGATGATGCGCGTCTGCACATGGCTCTCGCGCACCATGGTGGCGTAGTCGAAGGCGCTCATATCGGCCATGCCGCCTTCGCCGTGACGGGCATCGATATAGGCGCGAAACAGGGCATATTGCTCGGAGGAGGGCGCCGCCGGCAGCATCGCGCCGATGACGTCGCGATTGCGGGCGACGATGCGGCGATAGCTGCGCGAAGGCGCGAACTCAGCCGCGATGACCCGCACCGAGACGCAGGCCTGGCAGGATTCGCAAGCCGGACGGTAGGCGATGGTCTGCGAGCGGCGAAAGCCCCCCTGGGTCAAGATATCGTTGAGATTGGCGGCGCGCTCACCCACGATATGGGTGAAGACCTTGCGCTCCATGCGGCCCGGCAGATAGGGGCAGGCCGACGGAGCGGTCAGGTAGAATTGCGGTGTGTCGCGCGGCTGATGCGTCAAGGCTGTATGTCCGCAAGACCCATGGTCGAGATACAAGGATAGCGATTGGCGCGCGCCGCTCAAGAGCGCCGCTGAAGCTTCTCTCGAGAATCGCGGGTTTTTGTCGGTCTCAGCCGGCCGAGACGAGGCGCACGCGCAAGGCGAGATCGTGCAGCAAGGCGCGATCGTGCCGGAAGAGGCCGATCAGCAGGATGAAGGGCGTCATCGTCGCCCCGAAGATGTAGAACAGCAGCGCATGGGCGGCGCCGGTGAGGAAATCGATGCGGCCGCCTTCGACGGGGCGTAGGTGAAGGCCAAGGACACGCATGCCCCATGTCGCCTGGGCCGGCCCCGACAAGGTGAGGCCCGAATAGATCACCGGCGTCGCGGCGCAGACGGGCCAGATCAGCAGCAGGCTCGCGCCGAAGGTGAGGAGGGCGAGCGCCAGCAGCGCCAGCGTCAGCGCCAGGATGAGGCTGCCGATGACGAGGAGATCGACGAGATAGGCGCAAACGCGCTGGGTGAGCGAGGCCGGCGCCAGATCGAAGGCGGAAGAGCGCGCGGACCAGCCAGGCGGCATGTCGGCCGCGCGTCGCGGGAACTCAGGAACGCTCGCCTGCATGGGACCGCCTCATTCCACCGAACCAACAAGCCCGCCAAACGAAAGCCCGCCACTTTGAGGTGGCGGGCTTCAAATAGGCAATAGGCGCTCGAATTCAACCGTTCATGCACGAAAGAAGGCTGTGCCGCGAGCGCCGATCCGGCGTGAGATCGCCGTGATGATCAGTTCGCGATTTCGTTGTTGGTGTAGTCGATGACGCCCGCGCTGTTCTTCTTCCAGACATACATGACGTAGTCGGGACGGGTGATGTCACCCTTCTTGTCGTAGGCGATGTCGCCGATCACGGTCTTGAACACTTTGCCCGAGTGCATGATCTCAGCCATCTTCTTGGTGTCGATCTTGCCGGCTTCCTTGGCGGCCTCTGCCATGATCTGCAGCGCCGCATAGGTGTAGAGGGTGTAGGCTTCCGGGTCGTAGTTCTTCGCCTTGAACGCGGCGACGACCTTGGCGGCTTCCGGATGCTTGCGCGGATCGGGAGCGAAGGTCATCAGCGTGCCGTCGGTGCCCGGGCCGCCGATCTGGGCGAATTCCTTGTCGGTGATGCCGTCGCCCGACATCATCGGCGCGTTGAGGCCCTGGTCACGCATCTGGCGGATGATCAGGCCGGCTTCGGTGTGCAGGCCGCCGAAATAGACGAGGTCGACATTGGCCGCCTTCAGCTTCGAGACGAGCGCCGAATAATCCTTCTCGCCCGTGTTGATGCCTTCATAGACGACTTCGGTGACTTTGCCCTTGTTCAGGTTGGTCTTGGTGGCATCGGCGAGGCCTTTGCCATAGGGCGTCTTGTCATGGACGACCGCGATGTTCTTGCCCTTGAAGTGAGAGAGGATCCAGGCTGCGGCGACGGAGCCCTGCTGATCGTCGCGACCGCAAGTGCGGAACACGTTCCAATAGCCTTCACGGTCGGTGAGCATCGGGTTGGTCGCCGACGGCGTGATCATCAGCATTCCCGATTCCTTATAGACTTCGGAAGAGGGAATGGTGACGCCGGAATTGAAGTGGCCGAGCACGAGCTTGACGCCTTCGCCGGCGAATTTGTTGGCGAGCGACACGCCCTGCTTCGGATCGGAGGCGTCGTCGCCGATCTCCAGGACCAGCTTCTGGCCGAGAATGCCGCCGGCCTTGTTGATATCCTCGACGGCTTGCTTCGCGCCTTCCGTCAGCTGCTTGCCGAAGGTCGCGTTCGGACCCGTCACCGGTCCGGCCACCGCGAGCTTCAAGTCGGCTGCGAAGGCGCTTCCCGAGAAGGCCAGCGCTGCGCCGAGCGCCAAGCCTGTCAACAACGTCTTCTTCATAGACACTCTCCCTTACAGGGTTGTTTGAAGGGTTCGAACCGCGAACCCCACGGCGGTCCAGCCGCGCTGACATCGATCATGGCGAGTTTCAGGCGCGCTGTCACTCCAAAACACACGAAATACATCGTGTGAAGCGGTCAAATCATGCAGAAGATGTGTCGCTCGGGCTTCAAGCGATGGATGTCCACCCGAACGGACCGACGGCTTTGTAGAGCCAACGATAACGTGTCGTCATTTGCTTGACACGTGTCAGGCGAAAGCCTGCGAAAGTCGCGAGCAGCACCAGGATGGTGTCGATCGCATAATACTGCGGCGTCAGCAGGGTAGCGCCGAACAGTGCGAAATGAATGAAGCGCACGCCGACGCCGAGCACCAGCGCCGAGGCGACGAGATGCCATCCGGGCCGCCAGGTCTGCGCGATCGCCTTGCCGGTCGAGAACCCCGCCGCGCCGCCCATGATCAGCGTGACCAGGATGAAGATATAGACCGAGGAGTCGTCGTAGAGGATGCCTTGCATGCTAATGCCTCCCGCCCTCGAGATAGGCGGCGCGCACCGACGGGTCGGCGAGCAGCTCCCGGCCCGTGCCGCTCATCGTGATCACCCCGTTGACCATGACATAGCCTCGATGCGCGAGCTTGAGGGCATTGAAGGCGTTCTGCTCGACCAGGAACACCGTCATGCCATCCTTCGAGTTGA from Rhizobiales bacterium GAS188 includes:
- a CDS encoding nucleoside diphosphate kinase; its protein translation is MASERTFSIIKPDATQRNLTGAINAVIEKAGLRIVAQRRVQMTKGQAEAFYAVHKARPFYGELVDMMSAGPVVVQVLEGENAIAKYREVMGATNPANAAEGTIRKSFAVSMGENSVHGSDSPENAAIEIAQFFCGNDIVG
- a CDS encoding aerobic C4-dicarboxylate transport protein, which gives rise to MAPTTVTPSQAESSSPDRKPWWSHLYVQVLIAIAIGVALGYWRPDLAGSDFVKSLGDGFIKLIRMIIAPIIFCTVVSGIASMESMKKVGRVGLTAIVYFEIVTTVALLVGLVIVNVLQPGVGANIDPKTIDPSKIAVFTAAAHDTTTVGFLMSIIPDSFIGAFAKGDILPVLLIAVLFGFALFRMGDAGKPVLDMIDRVGKVIFGIVGIIMRAAPVGAFGAMAYVVAKFGIGSLWYPIYLLIIFYSTSIFFVVVVFGLIARWAGFSIFAFVRYIKEELLLVLGTSSSESALPRLMAKLENLGCEKSVVGLVIPTGYSFNLDGTTLYLALSSIFVAQATNTPLTWTDQLAIMAVLILSSKGAAGVTGAGFTTLVATLSVIPTIPLVGITTIQGIDKFMSECRALTNLVGNGVATIVVSKWEGALDTARMQRVLTAETQVEADNPEVLVA
- a CDS encoding arginine-tRNA-protein transferase, whose protein sequence is MTHQPRDTPQFYLTAPSACPYLPGRMERKVFTHIVGERAANLNDILTQGGFRRSQTIAYRPACESCQACVSVRVIAAEFAPSRSYRRIVARNRDVIGAMLPAAPSSEQYALFRAYIDARHGEGGMADMSAFDYATMVRESHVQTRIIEYRRRGPDTRITGRGEGPLLAVALTDILADGLSMVYSFFDPQSDRRSLGTFLILDHIDKARSLGLPFVYLGYWVSGSRKMDYKCRFTPQERLSPEGWVRASRRDDPC
- a CDS encoding Uncharacterized membrane protein YckC, RDD family — protein: MQASVPEFPRRAADMPPGWSARSSAFDLAPASLTQRVCAYLVDLLVIGSLILALTLALLALALLTFGASLLLIWPVCAATPVIYSGLTLSGPAQATWGMRVLGLHLRPVEGGRIDFLTGAAHALLFYIFGATMTPFILLIGLFRHDRALLHDLALRVRLVSAG
- a CDS encoding general L-amino acid-binding protein, with translation MKKTLLTGLALGAALAFSGSAFAADLKLAVAGPVTGPNATFGKQLTEGAKQAVEDINKAGGILGQKLVLEIGDDASDPKQGVSLANKFAGEGVKLVLGHFNSGVTIPSSEVYKESGMLMITPSATNPMLTDREGYWNVFRTCGRDDQQGSVAAAWILSHFKGKNIAVVHDKTPYGKGLADATKTNLNKGKVTEVVYEGINTGEKDYSALVSKLKAANVDLVYFGGLHTEAGLIIRQMRDQGLNAPMMSGDGITDKEFAQIGGPGTDGTLMTFAPDPRKHPEAAKVVAAFKAKNYDPEAYTLYTYAALQIMAEAAKEAGKIDTKKMAEIMHSGKVFKTVIGDIAYDKKGDITRPDYVMYVWKKNSAGVIDYTNNEIAN